The DNA sequence CGACGCGACGACGATCGCCCACACGAACCGCTCCCGCAGCGCCAGCAGCGCCGCCAGCGGCAGCAGGCCGACGACCAGCAGGTCGTTGTGCACCCCGCCGACCATGTGCACGACCATCACGGGGTTCGCCACGGTCAGCCACAGCGCGACCGCGGGGCGCCCGCCCAGGCGCCGGGTCAGCGCGGGCAGCACCGCGACGAGCAGCAGCAGCCCGGTGACCAGGCTCAGCCGCATCAGCACGACGCCGAGCAGCACGTTCTGGCCGACGAGCAGGACCACGCCCTGGGCGAGCAGGATGAACAGCGGCCCGTACGGGGCGGGGGTGTCCTGCCAGAAGAAGTGGACGTTGTCGGTGAAGGTCCCGCCCATGGTGTCCGGCCCGACGACGTACGGGTCGTACCCGGCCAGCGGCAGCGCGCCCTGGGCGAGGTAGCTGTAGGGGTCGCGGGTGAACAGCGGCGCCGTGACCAGCATCGGCAGCATCCACACCGCCGCCGTCGTCAGCACCGCGCGGCCGCCGGCGCCGCGGGCGAGCAAGGCGCGGCCCAGCCGCACCCACGCCCACACCATCAGCACCAGGCCGACGTAGATCACGATCGTCGCGAGCATCGCGCCGTGGCCGTAGCGCCAGAACGACAGGGCCGAGTTGCCGATCACCGGGTCCCGCATCGGGATCCCGCCGCCGCCGAACGAACCCAGGAACATCAGCACGGTCCCGGCCAGCCCCAGCAGCAGGATGCCCCGCGGCGGCGAGCCCAGCCGCTCGACCAGACCGGGCCCGGCGGGCCGCGGAGTGGCGGGCGGGGGCATGACCCGGCCCGCGCCGGGGTCCGGCGTCACCGGTTCGGGAGCCGCCGGGCGGGGGAGCGGGGGCGAGGGCTGAGCCGTCATCGTGTCCGTGTGTGCTGGTCGGGCGTCGTCGGGGACATGATTCCACGCCCCTCGACGCTCCTACTCGGCGCCCGCCCGCAGCGGCCGTCGTCAGTGCCCATCCTCAGTGCCGACCCTCAGTGACCCGTGCGTGCCCCGACCCCGTGCCCGGCGCGCTCGGCCGGGCGCGGACCGGTGATCCGCTCCGCCGCCAGCCGCCCGGAGATCAGCACCGGCGGGATCCCGACGCCGGGGGTCGTGCCGCACCCGGCGAGCACCGCGTTCGCCGTCCCACGGACCAGGTTGCGCGGCCGGAACGGGCCGGTCTGGGCCAGCGTGTGCGACGCCGAGAACGGCGTGCCCGCCGCCATCCCGGCGGCCGCCCAGTCCTGCGGGGTCCACATCCGGGTCCAGCTCGGCTCCGCCGAGGGGTCCACCAGGCCGCGGTCGGCGAGCACCCCGAACAGCTCCTCGGCGTAGGCCGGGCCGACCCGGTCCCAGTCGATGCCGGGCGCCACCGCGGTGTTCGGGCAGGGCGCGAGCACGCTCATGACCTCGCGCCCGTCGGGCTGTAGCGACGGGTCGGTCAGCCCGGGCCGGGTGACCAGCAGCGACGGGTCGGACATCAGCCGGCCCTCGTCGATGATCTCGCGGAAGGTGCCGTCCCAGGAGCCGCCGAAGGAGATCGTGTGGTGGTGCTGCGCGGTGCCGGGGGCGGGGGCGGGCATCCCGGCGTGCACGACGACGGCGCTGGGCGACCAGCGCAGCCCGACCGGGCGTCGCGGCGCCCCGCCGAGCAGCGCGTAGGCCGCGGGCAGCTCGGGGGTGAGCACGACCGCGTCGCACGGGGTGCGCGACTCGTCGGTGCCGTCGGGGCCGGTGTGCCGGACCGCGGTGACCCGGTCGCCGGAGCGGTCCAGGCCGGTCACGGTGCGGCCGTAGTGGATCTCGGCGCCCGCGTCGGCGGCCGCGCCGGCCAGCGCGGTCCCCATCATCCGCATGCCGCCGCGGGGGAAGTACACGCCCGCGATCGTGTCCATGTAGGCGATCACGCCGTAGGCGCCGAGCGCATCGCGCGGGGAGACCCCGGCGTAGAGCGCCTGGAAGGAGAACACCCGGCGCAGCCGCTCGTCGGGCAGGAAGCGGTCGATCCGCCGACCGAGCCGTCCGAACCCGCCGAGCGCGGCGAGCCGGGCCAGGTCGGGCCCGAGCAGCGACAGCGGCGAGTCCATGTTCGCGCCGATGAAGTGGTCCATCTCGGCGCGATAGAGGTCGGTGAGCCAGCGACGCAGCCGCCGGTACCCGGCCGCGGAGTCCGGGCCGCAGGTCTCGCGGATCTCGTGCTCCATCGCGGCGGCGTCCGTGTGCACCGCGATGGCCGAGCCGTCGGCGAACTCGGCCCGGTAGGCCGGGTCGAGCCGGACGAGGTCGAGCCGGTCCGCGGTGGACTCGCCGACGGCGGCGAAGGCGGAGTCCAGCAGGTCCGGCATGGTCAGCACGGTCGGGCCGGTGTCCAGGGCGTAGGTCCCGTGGGCGTCGGTCACGTCGAGCCGCCCGGCGCGGCCGCCGGGGACGCTCTCCCGCTCGACGATCGTGACCCGGCGGCCCGCGCCCAGCAGGTGCAGCGCGGTCGACAGCCCGGCCAGCCCCGCCCCCACGACGATCACGTGGTCGGAGGGCCCCTCGATCCGCCGCATCCCGCTCACCAGGCCCGTCGGGTGGCGCGCTCGGCCAGCTCGAACAGGTGCGACCGGCCCGGTTCGGCGACCGGTGCGGAGTCGAGCGCGTCGAGCGCGGCGCCGGTGAGGGCGGCGATCCGCTGCTCCACCGACTGCACCGCGCCCAGCTCGGACAGCGCGGAGCGGGCCCGGTCCAGGCTCGCGGCGTCCAGGTCGGGGTCGCCGAGCGCGGCGAGGACGACGTCGGCGGCGGCCCGGTCCCCGCGCTGCTCGGCCCGCTGCAGGGCCGCGGCGACCAGCAGGGTCCGCTTGCCCTCGCGCAGGTCGTCCCCGGCGGGCTTGCCGGTGACCCGGGGGTCGCCGAACACGCCGAGCAGGTCGTCGCGCAGCTGGAACGCGACGCCGATGTCGGCGCCGTAGCGCCGGTAGGCCGCGACGACCCGCGGGTCGGCCCCGGCGATCGCCGCGCCCAGGTGCAGCGGCCGCTCCACGGTGTAGGCGGCGGTCTTGAAGCGGTCGATGGTCAGCGCGGTCGACTCCGCGGTGTCCCCGGAGGCCTGCGCCAGCACGTCGAGGTACTGGCCGGACAGCACCTCGGTGCGCATCGCCCGCCACGGCTCGGCGGCGCGGGTGTGGGCGCCCTCGGGCAGCGGGGCGGCGTGGAACATGTCGTCGGCCCACACCTGGGCCAGGTCCCCGACGAGGATCGCGACGGCGGCGCCGAACCGGGCCGGCGTGCCCGACCAGCCGTTCGCCGCGTGCATCCTGGCGAACTCGACGTGCACCGTCGGCCGGCCGCGCCGGGTGGAGGAGGCGTCCATCAGGTCGTCGTGGACCAGTGCGCACGCCTGGATCAGCTCCAGCGACGCGATCGCGCTCAGCACGCCGTGGGCGTGCGGGTCGGCCGGGTCGCCACCCGCGCCGCGCCAGCCCCACCAGGCGAAGGTGGGCCGCAGCCGCTTCCCGCCGCCCAGGACGAACCCGGCCAGCGCGTCGGCGGCCTGGACGACGACCGTGTCGATGCCCGCCACCTCGGCGCGTCGGCGGTCCAGGTACCCGGCCAGCACCCGTTCCACGTGCTGGGGCAGC is a window from the Pseudonocardia sp. HH130629-09 genome containing:
- the mptB gene encoding polyprenol phosphomannose-dependent alpha 1,6 mannosyltransferase MptB, whose protein sequence is MTPDPGAGRVMPPPATPRPAGPGLVERLGSPPRGILLLGLAGTVLMFLGSFGGGGIPMRDPVIGNSALSFWRYGHGAMLATIVIYVGLVLMVWAWVRLGRALLARGAGGRAVLTTAAVWMLPMLVTAPLFTRDPYSYLAQGALPLAGYDPYVVGPDTMGGTFTDNVHFFWQDTPAPYGPLFILLAQGVVLLVGQNVLLGVVLMRLSLVTGLLLLVAVLPALTRRLGGRPAVALWLTVANPVMVVHMVGGVHNDLLVVGLLPLAALLALRERFVWAIVVASLAMAVKASAGIVLPFLVLVWAAKLSGGFWSRLVRAGVPSVAVFGVVFGGVTWLTGLGLGWLPALSAPSMIVNWLSVPTAVGQATASVAGMFAEEVNSQAFVDTFRFIGALVMAALIALLWWRGRNDPRVAVRNAAIALALAAVLSPTTLPWYLSWGFCLLAMTPWSARGLQWVVFGSIWLMIVYFPDGETALYVPHYLLACALAGVLAAVSLLRPDPLGLRRSTPSPTPAVAQPATEPATRPATQPPTDDAAVRG
- the crtI gene encoding phytoene desaturase family protein, with protein sequence MRRIEGPSDHVIVVGAGLAGLSTALHLLGAGRRVTIVERESVPGGRAGRLDVTDAHGTYALDTGPTVLTMPDLLDSAFAAVGESTADRLDLVRLDPAYRAEFADGSAIAVHTDAAAMEHEIRETCGPDSAAGYRRLRRWLTDLYRAEMDHFIGANMDSPLSLLGPDLARLAALGGFGRLGRRIDRFLPDERLRRVFSFQALYAGVSPRDALGAYGVIAYMDTIAGVYFPRGGMRMMGTALAGAAADAGAEIHYGRTVTGLDRSGDRVTAVRHTGPDGTDESRTPCDAVVLTPELPAAYALLGGAPRRPVGLRWSPSAVVVHAGMPAPAPGTAQHHHTISFGGSWDGTFREIIDEGRLMSDPSLLVTRPGLTDPSLQPDGREVMSVLAPCPNTAVAPGIDWDRVGPAYAEELFGVLADRGLVDPSAEPSWTRMWTPQDWAAAGMAAGTPFSASHTLAQTGPFRPRNLVRGTANAVLAGCGTTPGVGIPPVLISGRLAAERITGPRPAERAGHGVGARTGH
- a CDS encoding polyprenyl synthetase family protein, translating into MDDALPQHVERVLAGYLDRRRAEVAGIDTVVVQAADALAGFVLGGGKRLRPTFAWWGWRGAGGDPADPHAHGVLSAIASLELIQACALVHDDLMDASSTRRGRPTVHVEFARMHAANGWSGTPARFGAAVAILVGDLAQVWADDMFHAAPLPEGAHTRAAEPWRAMRTEVLSGQYLDVLAQASGDTAESTALTIDRFKTAAYTVERPLHLGAAIAGADPRVVAAYRRYGADIGVAFQLRDDLLGVFGDPRVTGKPAGDDLREGKRTLLVAAALQRAEQRGDRAAADVVLAALGDPDLDAASLDRARSALSELGAVQSVEQRIAALTGAALDALDSAPVAEPGRSHLFELAERATRRAW